The following coding sequences lie in one Oscillospiraceae bacterium genomic window:
- a CDS encoding radical SAM protein, with protein sequence MIQPENRNINRFRRLQFNNFSQITIPYLAAYVDERFFQITLIDEYCGKIPYHRPFDLVAITVNTPNAPHCYEISRQFRQRGVKVVMGGPHATLLPEEAAQHCDHLLVGESEATWPEFLHDFQNGTAKSVYRSEQPPKLHHLPFPRWDLLKRSRTMKGAVFATRGCPYHCRYCNLKQIYHDCFRIRPVTEVVEEIRRLPSRFFVFWDDNLFADADYAKELLCVIAPLKRRWAAQATLRDCADEELLSLAKAAGCTYLFIGLESFSQQSLSDAGKGVNRVQDYKPLIDKIHRHGIMIQSGIVFGFDSDTKTVFDETLTACEALGIDGATVSILTPFPKTPIHEQFKSEGRLLDTDWSKYDSKTAVAFEPKNMTARALFDGYLRFRRQFFSLRSFIRRTRVSKTKILSNFFINLGYRLGIRRT encoded by the coding sequence ATGATTCAACCGGAAAACCGGAACATCAACCGTTTCCGGCGGCTTCAGTTCAATAATTTTTCACAGATCACAATTCCTTATCTCGCGGCTTACGTCGACGAACGCTTTTTTCAGATCACCCTTATAGACGAATATTGCGGCAAAATCCCGTATCACCGGCCTTTTGACCTCGTTGCGATCACCGTCAATACGCCGAACGCCCCGCATTGTTATGAAATCAGCCGGCAATTCCGGCAGCGCGGCGTAAAAGTTGTAATGGGCGGCCCCCATGCAACGCTTTTACCGGAGGAAGCGGCGCAGCACTGCGACCACCTGCTCGTCGGCGAAAGCGAGGCGACATGGCCGGAGTTTCTGCATGATTTTCAAAACGGTACGGCAAAAAGCGTTTATCGCTCCGAACAACCGCCGAAGCTGCATCATTTGCCTTTTCCGCGCTGGGATCTGCTCAAACGCAGCCGCACGATGAAAGGCGCGGTATTCGCCACGCGCGGCTGTCCTTATCATTGCCGCTACTGCAACCTCAAACAGATCTATCACGACTGTTTCCGGATACGCCCCGTTACCGAAGTGGTTGAAGAAATTCGGCGGCTGCCTTCCCGATTCTTTGTGTTCTGGGATGACAATCTGTTCGCCGACGCCGATTATGCCAAAGAACTGCTCTGCGTTATCGCGCCGTTAAAACGCCGATGGGCGGCGCAGGCGACTCTGCGCGACTGCGCGGACGAGGAATTGCTGTCCCTCGCAAAAGCCGCCGGATGCACTTATTTATTTATCGGATTGGAATCTTTTTCGCAGCAGTCGCTTTCCGATGCGGGAAAAGGCGTAAATCGTGTACAGGACTACAAACCGTTGATCGATAAAATTCACCGCCACGGGATCATGATTCAATCGGGCATCGTGTTCGGCTTTGACAGCGATACCAAAACCGTATTTGACGAAACGCTCACCGCTTGTGAGGCGCTCGGTATTGACGGCGCAACCGTGAGTATTTTGACGCCGTTTCCGAAAACGCCGATTCACGAGCAATTCAAAAGCGAAGGGCGGCTGCTCGACACTGATTGGAGTAAATACGACAGCAAGACAGCGGTGGCGTTTGAGCCGAAAAATATGACCGCCCGCGCACTTTTTGACGGCTATCTTCGTTTCCGGCGGCAGTTCTTTTCTTTACGTTCCTTCATTCGAAGGACGCGTGTTTCAAAAACAAAAATATTATCCAATTTTTTCATAAACCTCGGTTATCGGCTCGGGATACGCCGAACATAA
- a CDS encoding helix-turn-helix transcriptional regulator, with protein MLAKRKMSVTELAERVGFTMANVSMLKNGKIKALKMSTLDKLCEALDCQPGDILEYRKGDNNE; from the coding sequence ATGCTCGCCAAACGGAAAATGAGCGTCACCGAACTCGCGGAGCGGGTGGGCTTCACGATGGCGAATGTGTCCATGCTCAAAAACGGAAAGATTAAGGCGTTGAAAATGTCGACGCTGGATAAGTTGTGCGAGGCGCTCGACTGCCAACCGGGCGATATTTTAGAGTACAGAAAGGGAGACAACAATGAATAA
- a CDS encoding DUF2975 domain-containing protein, with protein sequence MSSKFFGNLMRISVFAAAFCGLFLCAFVIPFMGKNAIAANPETSSWFWPWLIFAWLFSLPCFTILVLVWKVSGAVIAETVFTVRTAGWVKSGSILLLSDIMFLFVGNIVLFFLGMSHPGVLLFSLIGAVFAVGLALLAAVLSRYLTKAAVLQEESEGTL encoded by the coding sequence ATGTCCTCAAAATTTTTCGGAAATCTGATGCGTATTTCCGTTTTCGCCGCCGCTTTCTGCGGTCTTTTCCTTTGTGCCTTCGTCATTCCCTTTATGGGAAAAAACGCCATTGCAGCCAATCCCGAGACGAGTTCCTGGTTCTGGCCGTGGTTAATCTTCGCTTGGCTGTTTTCACTGCCCTGTTTTACCATTCTCGTCTTGGTTTGGAAAGTGTCTGGCGCGGTAATAGCGGAGACGGTTTTCACCGTTCGGACAGCCGGATGGGTGAAAAGCGGCTCAATTTTACTCTTATCCGACATCATGTTTTTGTTTGTCGGTAATATCGTTCTATTCTTTTTGGGCATGAGCCATCCCGGTGTGCTATTGTTTTCCCTGATCGGCGCGGTTTTTGCGGTCGGACTCGCGCTGCTTGCGGCGGTGCTGTCGCGCTACTTGACCAAAGCCGCCGTCCTGCAGGAGGAAAGCGAGGGAACGCTGTGA
- a CDS encoding glycoside hydrolase family 31 protein, translated as MIFTDFSLGDKTLRLSVYADNIIRVRVSKSFELSLFERYRVFKEPEETGEKTANGVRTGRLGVSFDGIGIVITNDGIRARTNAEKSRRMDFSRDIAADSKWYNEKCNRFRPDIKRILGDEAKRTINTVDFEKDPKCLTMAALPGEKFYGLGTGNCEDLILNGRTYLQRVIYATCEVPIPFLMSENIGVLCASTFWHGIDVCSRKENEIGWFLPDGEIDFYIFGGNSLKENLRLFTRLTGRSALLPKWAYGLTFIDQYKADQFEVMRNAADFRKKKLPCDMISLEPGWMENEYDFSTKKKWNTEKFYIADWMRHEEPGKQMFTAALKRYGFKLALWLCCHHDFTADEENRAGNPTDFGIEPWYLHLRQFVNDGAAAFKMDPCQVVDGANEQRVYANGRGEPEMHNLMQTLYQKQMYYGISEHTKKRPMHHFCGGYTGTAQYGATTTGDSGGGHKTMVWVLNCGLTGLSNITCDMDIFSPQTLHYCFFTAWCQLNSWSGFRQPWWAGDDNEECFTFYDRNRYALLPYIYSAAIESHLTGVPVVRAMPLEYTDKEVENTVMQFMFGSELLVGAFTDRVWLPRNEVWIDFWSGKEYEGGQWVEGTTPENRGGPLFIKGGAILPTQPERQFTSCADEPLLNLKIYPCKSSEYTLWEDDGLSLSEAKAKTVFTVETDKKTVKIKLGPRTGSFEGMCIRMYNLSVRCDCPKEVVIGGKPQSFTCDGGFVKFAAHDGDEVIIKL; from the coding sequence TTGATTTTTACGGATTTTTCACTGGGCGATAAAACGCTGCGTTTGAGCGTATATGCGGATAATATTATTAGGGTACGCGTATCGAAGAGCTTTGAGCTGTCTCTGTTCGAGCGTTACAGAGTTTTTAAAGAGCCGGAGGAGACCGGAGAGAAGACGGCGAACGGCGTGCGCACCGGACGGCTTGGTGTCTCTTTCGACGGCATCGGAATTGTGATTACAAACGACGGCATTCGCGCACGAACGAATGCCGAAAAGAGCCGCCGGATGGATTTTTCAAGGGATATCGCGGCGGACAGCAAGTGGTACAACGAAAAATGCAACCGCTTCCGGCCCGATATCAAGCGCATTTTGGGTGACGAGGCCAAACGCACGATCAACACGGTCGATTTTGAAAAGGACCCGAAATGCCTGACGATGGCGGCGCTGCCGGGTGAAAAATTTTACGGGCTCGGTACCGGCAACTGCGAGGATTTGATTTTAAACGGAAGAACCTATTTGCAGCGGGTGATCTATGCGACCTGCGAGGTTCCGATTCCGTTTTTGATGAGCGAAAATATCGGCGTGTTGTGCGCCTCTACTTTCTGGCACGGCATCGATGTGTGCAGCCGGAAAGAAAATGAAATCGGCTGGTTTTTACCCGATGGGGAGATCGATTTTTACATCTTCGGCGGAAATTCGCTGAAAGAAAATTTGCGGCTGTTCACGCGGCTGACGGGCCGTTCCGCGCTGCTGCCGAAATGGGCCTACGGGTTGACATTCATCGACCAGTATAAAGCCGACCAATTTGAAGTGATGCGCAACGCGGCGGATTTCCGCAAGAAGAAGTTGCCCTGCGACATGATCAGTTTAGAGCCGGGTTGGATGGAAAACGAATATGACTTTTCTACCAAAAAAAAGTGGAATACCGAAAAGTTTTATATCGCCGACTGGATGCGGCACGAAGAGCCCGGAAAGCAGATGTTTACGGCAGCATTAAAGCGGTACGGGTTCAAACTGGCGCTGTGGTTATGCTGCCACCACGATTTCACCGCGGATGAGGAAAACCGCGCGGGGAATCCTACCGACTTCGGCATCGAGCCGTGGTATCTGCACCTGCGCCAGTTTGTCAACGACGGGGCGGCGGCTTTCAAGATGGATCCCTGTCAGGTCGTGGACGGCGCAAACGAACAACGTGTTTATGCCAACGGGCGCGGCGAGCCGGAGATGCACAACCTCATGCAGACGCTGTATCAAAAGCAGATGTATTACGGCATCAGCGAGCACACCAAAAAAAGACCGATGCACCATTTCTGCGGCGGCTACACCGGTACGGCTCAATACGGTGCGACGACTACCGGCGACAGCGGCGGCGGGCACAAGACCATGGTCTGGGTTTTGAATTGCGGGCTCACCGGTCTTTCGAACATCACCTGTGATATGGACATCTTTTCGCCGCAGACATTGCATTACTGCTTTTTCACGGCGTGGTGCCAACTCAACAGCTGGTCGGGTTTCCGTCAGCCTTGGTGGGCGGGTGATGACAATGAGGAATGTTTTACGTTCTATGACCGCAACCGGTATGCGCTGCTGCCCTATATCTATTCGGCGGCGATTGAATCCCATCTGACCGGAGTGCCGGTCGTGCGAGCAATGCCGTTGGAATATACCGATAAAGAAGTTGAAAACACGGTAATGCAATTTATGTTCGGCAGCGAGTTATTGGTTGGCGCATTCACGGATAGAGTCTGGCTGCCGAGAAACGAGGTCTGGATCGACTTCTGGAGCGGCAAGGAATATGAAGGCGGGCAGTGGGTTGAGGGCACGACACCCGAAAACCGCGGCGGACCGCTGTTTATCAAGGGAGGTGCTATCCTTCCGACACAGCCCGAGCGGCAGTTCACCTCCTGCGCCGACGAGCCGTTGTTAAATTTGAAAATATACCCGTGCAAATCAAGCGAATACACGCTTTGGGAAGACGACGGGCTGTCGCTTTCCGAGGCGAAGGCAAAAACGGTGTTCACCGTGGAGACCGATAAAAAGACAGTAAAAATAAAACTTGGGCCGAGAACCGGTTCTTTCGAGGGCATGTGTATTCGGATGTACAACCTTTCGGTTCGCTGCGACTGCCCGAAAGAGGTTGTAATCGGAGGAAAGCCGCAGAGTTTTACCTGTGACGGAGGATTTGTTAAATTTGCCGCGCACGACGGGGACGAAGTCATCATCAAACTGTAG
- a CDS encoding lysophospholipid acyltransferase family protein — translation MRKDNSKTLKTHLPYRLLYAVLSAGATAYYARKAKIVCDNAAIRSLKPPFIAVCNHPSFFDWVLLARALRPHRVNIIMTRYYYCYRVLAPLLSGLGAIPKDLFSPDPQTVRAAMTVIKKNGCVGVFPEGRLSPDGKIETFHASIYKLMKKLGVPVVNVHIEGSYFIRPKWSHEMRKGTVYVKAEPLFKAGELEQIDEQTALVRLEKALAYDECETQKIRRTEYQHPTIAEGLHRIIYLCPKCGAEFLMKTAGDRIFCEKCGNAARLNSFYDLTAEAKECVIPASIADWYDFQRKHEFSRICRDPEVKMCGHVVLRQPRFKREPFSEVGEGIATLDKSGLVYEGTRDGRDFKLEVSLDKLNALLYGAECDFEIYDKGQFYYFEPDNLLECVKWSVFGEQLHTYHISEKRDADGTVGTKRD, via the coding sequence TTGAGAAAGGATAACAGCAAGACCCTGAAAACGCATCTGCCGTACCGGCTGCTTTATGCGGTACTCTCAGCCGGGGCGACCGCGTATTATGCCCGAAAAGCCAAAATCGTCTGTGACAATGCGGCCATCAGGAGTTTGAAACCGCCTTTTATCGCCGTCTGCAATCACCCAAGCTTTTTCGACTGGGTTTTGTTGGCGCGGGCACTGCGCCCGCACCGGGTCAACATCATTATGACCCGTTATTATTACTGCTACCGGGTGCTTGCGCCTCTGCTCTCGGGCCTCGGTGCGATTCCGAAAGATTTATTCTCACCCGACCCCCAGACCGTGCGCGCCGCGATGACCGTGATCAAAAAAAACGGATGCGTCGGGGTCTTTCCCGAGGGAAGGCTGTCCCCGGACGGAAAAATCGAGACCTTTCACGCTTCAATTTACAAACTGATGAAAAAACTCGGCGTCCCGGTTGTGAACGTCCACATTGAAGGCAGTTATTTTATCCGCCCGAAATGGTCGCATGAGATGCGTAAAGGAACGGTATACGTCAAAGCCGAGCCCTTGTTTAAGGCGGGAGAACTGGAACAAATCGATGAGCAGACCGCACTCGTACGGCTCGAAAAAGCGCTTGCCTATGATGAATGCGAAACACAAAAAATACGCAGAACGGAATATCAGCACCCTACCATTGCCGAAGGCCTGCATAGAATTATATATTTGTGCCCGAAATGCGGAGCGGAATTTCTAATGAAGACGGCGGGCGATCGGATTTTCTGTGAAAAATGCGGAAACGCCGCAAGGTTAAATTCTTTTTATGATCTCACCGCTGAAGCCAAAGAGTGTGTGATTCCGGCCTCGATCGCGGACTGGTATGATTTTCAGCGCAAACATGAATTTTCACGCATCTGCCGCGACCCTGAAGTAAAAATGTGCGGACATGTGGTTTTGCGGCAGCCGCGGTTTAAACGCGAACCATTTTCCGAAGTCGGAGAAGGGATCGCAACGCTTGACAAAAGCGGGCTTGTCTACGAGGGCACAAGAGACGGCCGGGACTTCAAACTGGAAGTTTCGCTGGATAAATTGAACGCCCTTTTGTATGGGGCAGAATGCGATTTCGAGATCTATGACAAGGGGCAGTTTTACTATTTCGAACCGGACAACTTGTTGGAATGCGTGAAGTGGTCGGTTTTCGGAGAACAGCTCCATACCTATCATATTTCAGAAAAGCGGGATGCGGATGGAACAGTCGGAACAAAGCGGGATTAG
- a CDS encoding AbgT family transporter, which produces MEQSEQSGIRIGKRTFISTVCILLAVMICAGVLTLALPQSSYERVIVNGYEEIVPESYTVTEGAKLPVWQWFMAPFEVLAGSDGKIAIMIILFLIFIGGTFLVLDKSGVMRYMLTSVTAKMGRHKYALLAVMTLICMAIGSTMGIFEEFAPLVPLAVALALTLGWDSLIGLGMSILAVGYGFSVGTFNPFSILVAQKLAGLPVFSGLLFRVGSFLIFYGILFTFLFLYAKKIEKNPQKSLCWESDKVMREKYRYDAQDGTLNNDALKKASFVFLGAFGLIFLYISVSLVLLYGGNGALTDYTMPMMVVLLTAGGLLAGKVSKYTKKELLRDFGKGMLAMAPGALLIIMAMSAKQIVLAGGVMDTILHGAYELMSGVGKYQAILIVFGFVLVLEFFISSASAKAFIVMPLVMPFASLLGLTRQSLVQGYCFADGFTNMFFPTNAALLIVLGLVNMSYGKWLRWGWKLTLATVAACVGLLLLAVKIGYGPA; this is translated from the coding sequence ATGGAACAGTCGGAACAAAGCGGGATTAGAATCGGAAAACGCACTTTTATCAGCACGGTATGCATATTGCTGGCGGTGATGATCTGCGCCGGCGTATTGACTCTTGCGCTGCCTCAGAGCAGTTATGAGCGGGTGATCGTGAACGGCTACGAGGAGATCGTGCCGGAGTCTTACACGGTCACGGAAGGCGCAAAGCTGCCGGTCTGGCAGTGGTTCATGGCGCCGTTTGAAGTGCTCGCCGGAAGCGACGGCAAAATCGCGATCATGATCATCCTGTTCCTGATCTTCATCGGCGGCACGTTTTTGGTGCTGGACAAGAGCGGCGTAATGCGGTATATGCTGACTTCGGTTACGGCGAAGATGGGCAGGCATAAATACGCGCTGTTGGCCGTGATGACGCTTATCTGCATGGCGATCGGTTCGACGATGGGAATCTTCGAGGAATTTGCGCCGCTTGTTCCGCTTGCGGTCGCGCTTGCGCTGACGCTCGGGTGGGATTCGCTCATCGGGCTCGGGATGAGCATTCTGGCGGTCGGGTACGGCTTTTCGGTCGGAACTTTTAACCCGTTCAGCATTCTGGTGGCGCAAAAACTCGCAGGTCTTCCGGTCTTTTCGGGGCTGTTGTTCCGGGTCGGTTCGTTTTTGATTTTCTATGGCATTCTCTTTACCTTTTTATTTTTATATGCCAAAAAGATCGAGAAAAATCCGCAGAAGTCCCTGTGCTGGGAATCGGATAAGGTCATGCGGGAAAAATACCGTTATGACGCGCAGGACGGAACGCTAAACAATGATGCTCTGAAAAAGGCGTCGTTTGTCTTCCTCGGGGCGTTTGGGTTGATCTTCTTATACATTTCGGTTTCGTTAGTTTTGCTCTACGGCGGAAACGGCGCGCTGACCGATTATACGATGCCCATGATGGTGGTATTGCTGACCGCGGGCGGGCTTTTAGCCGGAAAGGTATCGAAATATACAAAGAAGGAGCTTTTGCGCGACTTCGGAAAAGGGATGCTCGCAATGGCGCCGGGCGCGCTGTTGATTATAATGGCGATGAGCGCAAAACAGATCGTGCTCGCGGGCGGGGTCATGGATACGATTTTGCACGGGGCTTATGAATTGATGAGCGGCGTGGGAAAATATCAGGCGATTTTGATCGTATTCGGCTTTGTGCTTGTGCTTGAGTTTTTCATCAGCAGCGCATCGGCCAAGGCTTTTATCGTCATGCCGCTGGTCATGCCGTTTGCGTCTTTGCTCGGGCTGACCCGGCAATCGCTTGTGCAGGGCTACTGTTTTGCTGACGGCTTTACGAATATGTTTTTCCCGACCAATGCCGCGCTTTTAATTGTATTGGGGCTTGTGAATATGTCCTACGGAAAATGGCTCCGTTGGGGATGGAAACTGACGCTTGCAACGGTTGCCGCCTGTGTAGGTCTATTATTACTTGCGGTTAAAATCGGGTACGGCCCCGCGTGA
- a CDS encoding Sapep family Mn(2+)-dependent dipeptidase has product MMEQAYQKIYAFLDENRNNMIADLCELIAYNSVRGEALPGKPFGDAPAAALAKTEEICRRMGLAAENHENYALSAKLNEKPVKLDILAHLDIVEAGDGWDTDPFKGVIKDGKIFGRGSSDDKGPAVAAIYAAAAVKKFCPELSGNCRLVLGSSEETGSEDIKHFYATHKNAPMSFSPDAEYPVINIEKGAYGPKFSAEWESDVCCACEACIAGMRVLKLAGGKTNNIVPKTAWAQILIPVQGEILIELLTIACEKTGKATGAVFDIRRESSEVYRVTVTGEGAHASMPERGNNAQTALIKMLASLPLADCRSTRAIKAFNALFPHGDTSGKALGIEQKDDISGALTLNFGVLDLGENGFTARFDSRVPICATEETVSKPVAKKLAALGFTVDTLQMKAAHHTPADSELVKTLIRVYEQHTGKKGECLAIGGGTYVHDIEGGVAFGCEMPGADYHIHGPNEYAIIDELIKSAKMFAQAIFELCV; this is encoded by the coding sequence ATGATGGAACAGGCATACCAAAAGATCTATGCGTTTTTGGATGAAAACCGTAATAATATGATTGCGGATCTCTGCGAGTTGATTGCTTATAACAGCGTTCGGGGCGAAGCATTGCCCGGAAAGCCGTTCGGAGATGCGCCCGCTGCCGCGCTTGCCAAAACGGAGGAAATCTGCCGCAGAATGGGTCTTGCGGCGGAAAACCATGAGAATTACGCGCTGTCCGCAAAGCTGAACGAAAAGCCGGTGAAACTCGATATTTTGGCGCACCTGGACATTGTGGAAGCCGGGGACGGCTGGGACACCGATCCGTTCAAGGGCGTGATCAAAGACGGGAAAATTTTCGGGCGCGGTTCGTCCGACGATAAAGGGCCCGCGGTCGCGGCGATCTATGCGGCTGCTGCGGTCAAAAAATTCTGTCCGGAACTCTCCGGCAACTGCCGTCTGGTGCTCGGAAGTTCCGAGGAGACGGGAAGCGAGGATATCAAACACTTTTATGCGACGCATAAGAATGCGCCGATGTCGTTTTCTCCCGACGCCGAATATCCGGTCATCAACATCGAAAAGGGCGCATACGGGCCGAAATTCTCAGCGGAATGGGAATCGGACGTATGCTGTGCTTGTGAAGCGTGCATCGCAGGGATGCGTGTTTTAAAACTGGCCGGGGGCAAGACCAATAATATCGTACCCAAAACGGCATGGGCGCAGATTTTAATCCCGGTTCAGGGGGAAATCCTGATTGAGCTTTTGACCATCGCCTGCGAAAAAACCGGGAAAGCGACAGGAGCGGTTTTTGACATTAGACGGGAGTCGTCTGAAGTATACAGGGTCACCGTAACAGGAGAAGGCGCGCACGCATCGATGCCCGAACGAGGCAATAACGCCCAAACCGCGTTAATTAAGATGCTGGCTTCGCTGCCGCTTGCCGATTGCCGCAGTACCCGCGCGATCAAAGCGTTCAACGCGCTGTTCCCGCACGGAGATACCTCCGGGAAAGCACTCGGAATTGAACAAAAAGACGACATCTCGGGCGCGCTGACCTTGAATTTCGGGGTGCTCGACCTCGGGGAGAACGGATTTACCGCGCGCTTTGACAGCCGCGTTCCCATTTGCGCAACAGAAGAGACGGTCTCGAAACCTGTGGCTAAAAAACTTGCGGCGCTCGGATTCACGGTTGACACGCTTCAGATGAAAGCCGCGCACCACACACCCGCGGACAGCGAACTGGTCAAGACTCTTATAAGAGTTTATGAACAGCACACCGGAAAGAAGGGCGAATGCCTTGCCATCGGCGGCGGGACCTATGTCCACGATATCGAGGGCGGGGTGGCGTTCGGCTGCGAGATGCCCGGCGCGGATTACCACATCCACGGGCCGAATGAATACGCCATCATCGACGAGCTGATCAAAAGCGCGAAGATGTTTGCGCAGGCCATCTTTGAACTCTGTGTATGA
- a CDS encoding nucleotidyltransferase family protein → MKRTFTERCGLSQIQIIIARLYAAVPCDAAEVKKVFLGLHFNELSSEESLLLAQAAARNEYAGVPPKFLPRLRGVLAYHAAKNAAVMSETAKLIGYIRAEGIDVLLCKGAAIKCCYGQNRIRHMWDADFSVKKPDFKRALEIARENGYTGLAARHSVDLRGKNGNLADIHKIFMRELLISGDDAVWKRALPADFYGQTVFVPCREDLIIQLMANAALDFAQQPIPFKWVADMVNLLPEADPEKLVVYARELGVGAQVGSSFAILSGVLPDLCDYGKLISGMKEKDDHVILERLAKLACSYPVYQTGYQKKGMRYITASLRAKWDEHCYLCGKRLFLYRLFTFPAFLKNCTGGEGLIKSFFARLRRHREAVG, encoded by the coding sequence ATGAAAAGAACATTTACCGAACGCTGCGGCCTTTCGCAGATTCAGATCATTATCGCACGGCTCTACGCCGCTGTTCCCTGTGACGCGGCTGAAGTGAAAAAGGTCTTTTTGGGGCTGCACTTCAATGAACTAAGTTCCGAAGAGAGCTTGCTGCTTGCGCAGGCCGCAGCGAGAAACGAATATGCCGGCGTGCCGCCGAAATTTCTGCCCAGACTCAGGGGCGTGCTGGCTTATCATGCAGCCAAAAACGCGGCGGTGATGAGCGAGACCGCGAAACTCATCGGCTATATCCGTGCAGAGGGCATTGACGTGCTATTATGCAAAGGGGCGGCAATCAAATGCTGTTACGGTCAAAACCGGATTCGACACATGTGGGACGCAGATTTTTCGGTAAAAAAACCGGATTTTAAGCGGGCTCTCGAAATTGCACGCGAAAACGGGTATACCGGGTTGGCGGCGCGTCATTCAGTCGATTTGCGCGGGAAAAACGGCAATTTAGCCGACATCCACAAAATATTTATGCGGGAATTACTGATTTCAGGGGACGATGCGGTCTGGAAGCGAGCGCTCCCCGCCGATTTTTACGGGCAAACCGTATTCGTACCCTGCCGGGAAGATTTGATCATTCAATTGATGGCCAATGCGGCGCTGGATTTTGCGCAGCAGCCGATCCCGTTTAAGTGGGTCGCCGATATGGTCAATTTGTTGCCTGAAGCAGATCCCGAAAAGTTGGTCGTTTATGCCAGGGAGCTCGGCGTGGGCGCGCAGGTGGGATCCTCGTTTGCAATTCTGAGCGGCGTTTTGCCGGATTTATGCGATTACGGGAAATTGATTTCGGGCATGAAAGAGAAAGATGATCACGTGATTCTGGAGCGGCTTGCAAAACTCGCATGCAGTTATCCGGTTTATCAGACCGGCTATCAAAAAAAAGGCATGCGCTACATAACCGCCTCGTTGAGGGCAAAATGGGATGAGCACTGTTATCTGTGCGGCAAGCGGCTGTTTTTATATCGGCTGTTTACGTTCCCCGCATTTTTAAAGAACTGCACGGGCGGAGAAGGCCTTATAAAAAGCTTCTTCGCGCGGCTTCGCAGGCACCGTGAGGCAGTAGGATGA
- a CDS encoding glycosyltransferase family A protein: MPKISVLIPSYNYGRFLGNCLDSVFAQTYRDFEVIVADDGSTDDTEEITRSYPVRYFKLEHRGISATRNFLLEQAAGDFISFVDSDDICMPEKLAVQIAEFKKDPDLQAVFSAVEIWIDPEVREVNECVAAESENVTLYFPSALFRKEAVERCGEFDETLRIGEDTAYMSKFHLLNLKYSVLPLKLYRRRFHNNNTIYTRNAIEDRELLLRIVRNIRRNLNEK, from the coding sequence ATGCCGAAAATTTCTGTTTTAATTCCTTCTTACAATTACGGGCGTTTTTTGGGGAATTGTCTTGATTCGGTATTTGCCCAAACTTACCGTGATTTTGAAGTCATTGTCGCTGATGACGGTTCAACCGACGATACCGAAGAGATTACCCGTTCATACCCTGTGCGCTATTTTAAACTCGAGCACAGGGGTATTTCTGCAACGCGAAACTTTCTGCTGGAGCAGGCAGCGGGCGATTTCATTTCATTTGTCGACTCCGATGATATATGCATGCCCGAAAAACTGGCGGTGCAGATCGCTGAATTTAAAAAAGATCCGGACCTACAAGCGGTTTTCAGCGCGGTCGAAATCTGGATTGATCCGGAAGTTCGGGAAGTAAATGAATGTGTTGCGGCGGAGTCCGAGAACGTGACGCTCTATTTTCCGAGTGCTTTATTCAGAAAAGAAGCCGTTGAACGCTGCGGAGAATTTGATGAAACTTTACGTATCGGTGAGGATACCGCTTACATGTCAAAGTTTCATCTTCTCAATTTAAAGTATTCGGTCTTGCCCCTGAAACTATACCGACGCCGGTTTCACAATAACAACACGATATATACCCGTAATGCGATAGAAGATCGGGAGCTGTTATTAAGAATCGTCAGGAACATCAGGAGAAATCTGAATGAAAAATAA